One Methanomassiliicoccales archaeon genomic window carries:
- a CDS encoding NADH-quinone oxidoreductase subunit D, protein MSDEMWVNMGPQHPFNHGLWNLRVRLDGETITAAEPIVGYLHRGWEKMVENRTYPQIVPLADRLCYGSSFSWSHVYCLTAEKMFNIEVPERAKYIRTACLEIQRIISHLLWLMALGTDLGSYTILIWSLREREVFLDRMVDLSGARMTYNYPRIGGVRNDIPMNFERDINRALDLFETRLREIEALTDENQAFRMRTVGIGKIGAEKAMNLGLTGPNLRGSGVDLDLRRHDPYEVYEDLDFEVCTATDGDCWSRYRVRIDEMRESAKIVRQCFAEMPKGPVRVKVPRCPPKGTATCRVEDPRGESLMYVVSDGTDRPYRLKVRSPNYVNLSAAPEMLLGHKISDVPSIMGVMDMCIGETDR, encoded by the coding sequence GGGTCCCCAGCACCCTTTCAACCATGGTCTGTGGAATCTAAGAGTGAGGCTAGACGGGGAGACAATCACCGCGGCTGAGCCAATAGTGGGTTACCTCCACCGAGGTTGGGAAAAGATGGTGGAGAACCGGACATATCCTCAGATCGTGCCCCTGGCCGACCGTCTTTGCTACGGTTCATCCTTTTCATGGAGCCATGTATATTGTTTGACCGCTGAGAAGATGTTCAACATCGAGGTTCCTGAGAGGGCTAAATACATCCGTACGGCCTGCTTGGAAATACAACGCATAATCTCCCACCTACTTTGGCTGATGGCGCTTGGTACTGATCTGGGAAGTTACACGATACTTATTTGGAGCCTAAGGGAAAGGGAGGTGTTCCTTGACCGTATGGTGGACCTGAGCGGGGCTCGTATGACCTACAACTATCCACGCATCGGCGGGGTCAGGAACGACATCCCAATGAATTTCGAGCGCGATATCAACCGCGCCCTGGACCTATTCGAGACCCGCCTGCGCGAGATCGAAGCCCTTACCGATGAGAACCAAGCCTTCCGCATGAGGACCGTGGGAATCGGCAAAATTGGCGCTGAGAAGGCCATGAACCTGGGTCTGACCGGTCCTAACCTACGCGGAAGCGGGGTGGATCTGGATCTCCGCCGCCACGACCCCTATGAAGTATACGAGGACCTTGATTTCGAGGTGTGCACGGCGACGGACGGTGATTGCTGGTCCCGTTACCGCGTCCGCATAGATGAGATGAGGGAAAGCGCCAAGATCGTTCGCCAGTGTTTCGCGGAAATGCCAAAGGGTCCAGTTCGGGTCAAGGTGCCCAGATGCCCTCCGAAGGGAACGGCCACCTGCCGGGTGGAGGACCCAAGGGGCGAATCGCTTATGTACGTGGTCAGTGACGGTACTGATAGACCGTATCGCCTGAAGGTGCGATCACCCAATTACGTTAATTTATCGGCGGCCCCGGAAATGCTACTGGGCCACAAGATTTCAGATGTCCCGTCCATCATGGGTGTGATGGACATGTGCATAGGAGAGACGGACCGGTGA
- a CDS encoding complex I subunit 1 family protein, translating into METLYTVLQGLSEWLLGVIAWLVDWTRLGFLSGLADWLETEPVLTAVTTLLVAVIYLITLMMMGLCFIWMERKFLGRFMDRRGTQVGVLGFFQNFADGIKVVLKEHIVPKAADRGLFEFAIFAILATSFMLFGCIPLSPQFYVINVDLALLLGLAIFSFAPFSILIGGWASNNKFTLIGGMRAAAQLIALEIPILLVVVSVVVMTGSLSFMDIVSWQQENIWLGIPLFIGLITFLIAAIGEAERVPFDLPEAEAELVEGWQTEYGDVRWGLVMASDYFRAYIMCALVTMMFLGGWDGPDFIWAEIWFLSKTFIVFFFFVWVRAAMVRIRTDQILTLGWRRLLPLAVVNLLIAIALKTAEVF; encoded by the coding sequence ATGGAGACACTTTACACCGTTTTACAGGGCTTATCCGAATGGTTGCTTGGCGTCATAGCCTGGTTGGTCGACTGGACCCGGTTGGGATTCCTCAGCGGTCTGGCCGATTGGCTGGAGACCGAGCCCGTATTGACCGCGGTCACCACGCTCCTTGTGGCAGTTATCTATCTGATCACGTTGATGATGATGGGGCTTTGCTTCATATGGATGGAGAGAAAGTTCCTGGGGCGCTTCATGGACAGGCGCGGAACCCAGGTCGGAGTTCTCGGTTTCTTCCAGAACTTCGCCGATGGTATCAAGGTAGTTCTGAAAGAGCACATCGTTCCGAAGGCCGCAGACCGCGGCCTGTTCGAATTCGCTATATTTGCTATACTGGCAACATCGTTCATGCTCTTTGGTTGCATACCGCTCAGCCCTCAATTCTATGTCATCAATGTTGATCTGGCGTTGCTGCTGGGGTTGGCCATATTCTCTTTCGCTCCATTCAGCATCCTGATAGGTGGATGGGCATCGAATAACAAGTTCACCCTCATCGGAGGTATGAGGGCGGCCGCCCAGCTGATAGCATTGGAGATCCCGATACTGTTGGTCGTGGTATCCGTGGTGGTAATGACTGGCAGCCTGTCCTTCATGGACATCGTTAGCTGGCAGCAGGAGAACATATGGCTTGGTATACCGCTGTTCATCGGCCTGATAACCTTCCTGATAGCGGCCATTGGTGAGGCGGAGCGTGTACCGTTCGACCTTCCCGAGGCCGAGGCTGAACTAGTGGAAGGATGGCAGACCGAATATGGTGATGTGAGATGGGGACTGGTCATGGCCAGCGATTATTTCCGCGCCTACATCATGTGCGCCCTGGTGACCATGATGTTCCTCGGCGGTTGGGACGGCCCCGACTTCATTTGGGCCGAGATCTGGTTCCTGTCGAAGACGTTCATCGTGTTCTTCTTCTTCGTATGGGTCAGGGCGGCCATGGTGAGGATCAGGACAGACCAAATATTGACCTTGGGCTGGAGGAGACTTCTCCCATTGGCAGTGGTCAACCTGCTAATCGCCATTGCTCTTAAGACCGCGGAGGTGTTCTAA
- a CDS encoding 4Fe-4S binding protein: protein MKIEERTYTKADHLRPTGYIMKSMKVTFKVLWRCTKNRPNTILYPWEKLVYPDNYRGRPGIILDKCIGCARCVNVCPNQCIEMVSIETPELGKVKRPQINVARCMMCGNCAEICPTNAMLVTPEFELASYNRADMMYDPIKLQHPHKPGYEVNYEFALSSELKAGTAKTYAKNDPNMHDTIVLDGVKCISCARCAKTCPTGAIEMVETGELNPKNKKPIKRPKFENTKCVVCEQCVEVCPKSALSIKEVL from the coding sequence ATGAAGATCGAGGAAAGGACTTACACCAAGGCGGACCACCTTCGTCCGACCGGGTACATAATGAAATCCATGAAGGTCACCTTCAAGGTTCTATGGCGATGTACCAAGAACCGGCCGAACACCATACTATATCCCTGGGAGAAGCTGGTCTACCCCGATAATTACCGCGGACGCCCCGGCATAATACTGGATAAATGTATCGGTTGCGCCCGTTGCGTCAATGTTTGTCCTAACCAGTGCATAGAGATGGTCTCCATCGAGACACCCGAATTAGGCAAGGTGAAGCGCCCTCAGATCAACGTGGCCCGATGCATGATGTGTGGTAACTGTGCTGAGATATGCCCTACCAACGCTATGCTGGTCACTCCTGAGTTCGAGCTAGCCTCGTACAACCGGGCTGACATGATGTACGATCCAATCAAATTGCAGCACCCCCACAAACCGGGATATGAGGTCAACTATGAGTTCGCCCTCTCTTCCGAATTGAAGGCTGGTACAGCAAAGACCTACGCTAAGAACGATCCCAATATGCACGATACCATCGTTCTGGACGGCGTCAAGTGTATCTCCTGTGCGAGATGTGCTAAAACCTGTCCCACTGGCGCTATCGAGATGGTCGAGACGGGAGAACTGAACCCGAAGAATAAAAAGCCGATCAAACGGCCGAAGTTCGAAAACACCAAGTGCGTGGTCTGCGAACAATGTGTCGAGGTATGTCCCAAATCGGCCCTTTCCATAAAGGAGGTGTTGTGA
- a CDS encoding NADH-quinone oxidoreductase subunit J, whose product MDLTTVFFLIFSGLTVGCAVMVVASKDIVHSVVFLAATFVGVGIIYMFLNAEYLFLIQILVYVGAINVLILFGIMLTKRRMVGHDSCQDEKSGRWFP is encoded by the coding sequence ATGGACCTGACCACAGTGTTCTTTCTGATATTTTCCGGTCTGACGGTAGGTTGTGCCGTAATGGTAGTGGCATCGAAGGACATCGTACACAGCGTGGTGTTCCTGGCGGCCACCTTCGTTGGTGTAGGCATAATATACATGTTCCTTAACGCAGAATACCTGTTCCTCATCCAGATACTGGTGTATGTCGGCGCTATCAACGTCCTGATATTGTTCGGTATCATGCTGACCAAACGCCGGATGGTGGGGCACGATTCCTGCCAGGATGAGAAGAGCGGGAGGTGGTTCCCGTGA
- the nuoK gene encoding NADH-quinone oxidoreductase subunit NuoK yields the protein MSIPLEYILVLSSTLFAIGAAGVILRKNAIIILMSIELMLNSANINMVAFSSYFGDARGQMFALISIGIAAAEVAVGLAILLNLNKLKKTVNVDDINLLRW from the coding sequence ATGAGCATACCACTGGAATACATACTGGTCCTCTCATCAACCCTGTTCGCCATCGGGGCGGCTGGGGTCATATTAAGAAAGAACGCCATCATCATATTGATGTCCATAGAGCTGATGCTCAACTCTGCGAACATCAACATGGTGGCCTTCTCATCGTACTTTGGTGATGCCCGTGGACAGATGTTCGCTCTAATATCCATCGGCATAGCCGCGGCCGAGGTAGCGGTTGGTCTAGCGATCCTGCTCAACCTGAACAAGTTGAAGAAGACCGTGAATGTGGATGACATCAACTTGCTGAGGTGGTAA
- the nuoL gene encoding NADH-quinone oxidoreductase subunit L yields MDILEYAWLIPVIPLLAFVIVGFLGNRMKDKGGLVSILGVGGGMVLALWTAFEILTTGRVYEVSMDWVVLSSEYRLEMGVFLDNVAAMMLIVVSFIAFLVVVYSTAYIHDQGPRRHRYYTEICLFVGVMLGLVLANNFIQMFIFWELVGLCSYLLIGFWFERPAAARAAKKAFLVTRVGDVMFMIGLFLLFTELKTLNFQLVWSALDTADAATLAFAGFFLFGGAIGKSAQFPLHDWLPDAMEGPTTVSALIHAATMVNAGVYLVARAFPILTHSAEVSLFVGVIGGITAFIAATMALCAPKIKGVLAYSTVSQLGYMILALGAGAYMWHFGYYIEASIAFGAGLFHLMNHAFFKGLLFLGAGSVIHYVHTEDLNKMGGLGKYMKVTSITMLIASISIAGIPPFSGFWSKDEVLAVTFQAGDVNLTFMLLWILGVLTAFMTAFYMFRMWFMVFRGKENEGTKHATEHGHHKHEAPVAMLLPLVVLAALAFGSGFSLFIGDGFFGSIYYHEAHVLSIGERLTDVFTSPLTYVSIIAAVSGIVLAYFSFLKTTVSAENFVSKGFPKAMHKLLLDRYKFPVAYDKIGYAGLYGFSLLLDKFDRYVIDGIVNAISAFLIGAGRVVRKAQTGFIQSYTTLLLAGVSLIIILLYVVGVLR; encoded by the coding sequence ATGGACATATTGGAATACGCATGGTTGATCCCGGTCATCCCCTTACTGGCCTTTGTCATAGTGGGATTCCTGGGTAACAGGATGAAGGACAAAGGAGGCCTGGTCTCCATCCTCGGTGTCGGGGGCGGAATGGTCCTGGCCCTTTGGACGGCCTTCGAGATACTCACTACCGGACGAGTTTATGAAGTGTCTATGGACTGGGTAGTTCTCAGCTCCGAATACAGATTGGAGATGGGAGTGTTCCTGGACAACGTAGCGGCCATGATGCTGATCGTGGTGTCCTTCATCGCCTTCCTGGTAGTGGTCTACTCCACCGCCTATATACACGATCAGGGCCCGCGCCGTCACCGATACTACACCGAGATATGCCTGTTCGTGGGCGTAATGCTCGGACTGGTGCTGGCCAACAACTTCATACAAATGTTCATCTTCTGGGAGCTGGTCGGACTGTGTTCCTACCTGTTGATCGGCTTCTGGTTCGAGAGGCCTGCTGCGGCTCGCGCCGCCAAGAAGGCCTTCCTGGTGACCAGGGTGGGGGACGTCATGTTCATGATCGGCCTCTTCCTGCTGTTCACTGAGCTCAAGACCCTTAACTTCCAACTGGTCTGGAGTGCTTTAGATACTGCGGACGCTGCTACGCTGGCCTTTGCTGGTTTCTTCCTTTTCGGAGGTGCCATAGGCAAGAGCGCGCAGTTCCCGTTACACGATTGGCTACCGGACGCCATGGAAGGTCCGACCACAGTGTCCGCTTTGATACACGCGGCCACCATGGTCAACGCAGGTGTTTACCTGGTCGCCAGAGCTTTCCCGATACTGACCCACAGCGCCGAGGTCAGTCTGTTCGTGGGCGTAATCGGAGGTATAACCGCCTTCATCGCGGCCACCATGGCTCTCTGCGCTCCAAAGATCAAAGGGGTCCTCGCCTATTCCACGGTGTCCCAGCTGGGATACATGATATTGGCGTTGGGCGCTGGTGCATACATGTGGCACTTCGGCTATTATATCGAGGCAAGCATTGCCTTCGGTGCAGGCCTGTTCCATCTGATGAACCATGCCTTCTTCAAGGGGCTGCTTTTCCTGGGTGCCGGCTCGGTCATACACTATGTACACACTGAGGACCTGAACAAGATGGGTGGGTTGGGCAAGTACATGAAGGTGACATCGATCACCATGCTCATAGCCTCCATATCGATCGCTGGTATCCCGCCTTTCTCCGGGTTCTGGAGCAAGGACGAGGTACTGGCCGTGACATTCCAGGCAGGAGACGTCAACCTGACCTTCATGTTACTATGGATATTGGGGGTCCTGACCGCCTTTATGACCGCCTTCTACATGTTCCGCATGTGGTTCATGGTGTTCAGAGGAAAGGAGAACGAGGGCACCAAGCACGCCACCGAGCACGGGCATCACAAGCACGAAGCCCCGGTGGCAATGCTTCTGCCTCTGGTTGTCCTTGCCGCGTTGGCCTTCGGCTCTGGATTCTCCCTGTTCATCGGAGATGGGTTCTTCGGCAGCATCTACTACCACGAAGCCCACGTCCTGAGCATAGGGGAGCGCCTGACAGATGTGTTCACATCGCCCTTAACATACGTCTCAATAATCGCAGCCGTAAGCGGCATCGTGCTGGCCTACTTCAGTTTCCTAAAGACCACGGTGTCTGCAGAGAATTTTGTCTCCAAGGGATTCCCCAAGGCAATGCACAAGCTGTTACTGGACCGTTACAAGTTCCCGGTAGCCTATGATAAGATAGGTTACGCTGGCCTCTACGGTTTCTCGTTGCTGCTGGACAAGTTCGATCGCTACGTAATCGACGGCATAGTCAATGCCATCAGCGCCTTCCTGATCGGAGCCGGAAGAGTGGTCCGCAAGGCCCAGACCGGTTTCATTCAGAGCTACACCACCTTGTTATTGGCGGGTGTATCGCTGATCATAATACTGCTCTATGTCGTAGGAGTGTTGAGGTGA
- a CDS encoding NADH-quinone oxidoreductase subunit M, with product MLENIPILSLLLLFPLIGAVVTFSLGKNPKAAKMSALVFSAIPLLLSLLMLTEYTQTAGGYQFVESFSWIDTLGIQYIMGVDGISVPMVFLSTLLVFLAVIFSWDIEHRTHQYMALLLVLELGILGVFMALDYFVFYIFWEVVLIPMYFLISVWGGPRRSYAAIKFFIYTHIASLVMLLGIFALYFEAGSYNGYYSFSMETINAVSPFFSDTFQIVVFGALFFGFAVKMPMFPFHTWLPDAHVEAPTAGSVLLAGLLLKMGAYGIIRVAFPALPSGAEEWQLVMVIMAILSIVYGAVMCLAQKDLKKMVAYSSISHMGIVLLGFATFTELGIAAGVFQMFAHGLITAVLFMMCGVMQHKVGTRNIPRLGGLAAKMPYAATFMVIGFLASLGLPGMVGFVAEFSVFTATYDAFGWLLLVPVISVAITAAYYIWALQRTIFGPLTKEVDTEHIHDLYWYETLPLAVLSGLIVLFGMFPGLILDYIRPALGTVVGLLGGI from the coding sequence ATGTTAGAGAACATACCGATATTATCCCTGCTGTTGCTCTTTCCCTTGATCGGTGCAGTGGTCACCTTTTCCTTAGGAAAGAACCCCAAGGCGGCAAAAATGTCCGCCCTGGTATTCTCTGCTATACCGTTGTTGCTGTCTCTGTTGATGCTCACCGAGTACACTCAGACCGCTGGCGGCTATCAATTCGTGGAGTCGTTCTCCTGGATCGATACCCTTGGTATCCAGTATATCATGGGTGTCGACGGCATCAGCGTGCCCATGGTCTTCTTGAGCACGTTGCTGGTATTCCTGGCAGTCATATTCTCCTGGGATATCGAACACCGGACCCATCAGTACATGGCCTTGTTGCTGGTGCTGGAGCTCGGAATTCTCGGGGTCTTCATGGCCCTGGACTACTTCGTGTTCTACATCTTCTGGGAGGTCGTCCTGATCCCGATGTACTTCCTCATCAGCGTATGGGGTGGTCCCCGGCGTTCCTATGCCGCGATCAAGTTCTTCATCTATACCCACATAGCAAGTTTGGTAATGCTGCTGGGGATATTCGCCCTCTACTTCGAGGCCGGCTCCTACAACGGCTATTACTCCTTCAGTATGGAGACCATCAATGCCGTGTCCCCGTTCTTCTCCGATACCTTCCAGATAGTGGTGTTCGGGGCTCTCTTCTTCGGCTTCGCCGTGAAGATGCCCATGTTCCCCTTCCATACCTGGTTACCGGACGCTCACGTGGAGGCACCTACCGCAGGATCGGTCCTGCTGGCCGGTCTGCTGCTGAAGATGGGTGCATACGGTATCATACGCGTGGCCTTCCCGGCCCTTCCCAGCGGTGCTGAGGAGTGGCAGTTGGTCATGGTCATCATGGCCATATTGTCCATCGTCTACGGTGCGGTCATGTGTCTGGCCCAGAAGGACCTAAAAAAGATGGTGGCATATTCTTCCATCAGCCACATGGGTATCGTATTGTTGGGATTCGCCACCTTTACCGAGCTGGGTATTGCGGCCGGTGTCTTCCAGATGTTCGCCCATGGTCTCATCACTGCCGTCCTCTTCATGATGTGCGGTGTGATGCAGCATAAGGTCGGCACCAGGAACATCCCTCGATTGGGAGGGCTGGCTGCAAAGATGCCATATGCTGCGACCTTCATGGTCATCGGCTTCCTGGCATCCCTGGGACTTCCGGGCATGGTCGGTTTCGTGGCCGAGTTCTCGGTCTTCACCGCCACCTACGATGCTTTCGGCTGGTTGTTACTGGTCCCGGTGATAAGCGTGGCCATAACCGCCGCGTATTACATCTGGGCTCTGCAGCGGACAATATTCGGGCCTCTGACCAAGGAGGTGGACACCGAACACATACACGATCTGTACTGGTATGAGACACTGCCATTGGCGGTGCTGAGCGGGCTCATCGTGTTATTCGGTATGTTCCCTGGCTTGATACTGGATTATATACGGCCTGCATTGGGCACGGTCGTGGGCCTCTTGGGAGGGATCTAA
- a CDS encoding NADH-quinone oxidoreductase subunit N, protein MDYSALYPEIILALFAIAMPAVGMMLKDSKFLAAVSLAGVGLAMLAVFMHFYEGLGAAVFDNGLLVLDDFSGLFIMVFLIVAFVVILASAKFIEGEKHAPEYYSLILLATVGMMLVAASTDLFVLYIGIEITSISSYALVAFRKKDIKGTEAATKYFIFGGISSAFTLFGISLVYGLTGTTSFADIGVAVGSLVEFKEMIWLALVMVIVGFGFKVAMVPFHAWAPDVYDGAPSTITAMLAAGSKKMGLVAMFKFFLIAMLAIKADWEMVIAIMAILTMTVGNLAALNQTSIKRMLAYSSIAQAGYILIAIAVGTEFALTGGIFHILTHAFMKGGAFIIVATLAVAAIGERITDYKGLAKRSNFMAFSMTILLFSLAGIPPLAGFASKVVLFSSPIQGGLAGSEWLIWLSVAGIINSAISLYYYARVVKYMYVDELDEDVPVEKLKLPKSMMAAVAICVIAVISIGLYPDFFIQLCQDAARALLA, encoded by the coding sequence GTGGACTATTCAGCACTATATCCGGAGATCATACTGGCCCTATTCGCTATCGCTATGCCCGCAGTAGGGATGATGCTGAAGGACAGTAAGTTCCTGGCCGCGGTATCGCTGGCAGGCGTAGGCCTGGCCATGCTTGCGGTCTTTATGCACTTCTACGAAGGATTGGGAGCCGCCGTCTTTGACAACGGCCTGCTGGTCCTGGACGATTTCAGTGGACTGTTCATCATGGTCTTCCTGATCGTGGCCTTCGTGGTCATACTGGCCTCTGCAAAGTTCATCGAGGGTGAGAAGCACGCTCCGGAATATTACTCCCTGATCCTGCTGGCGACCGTAGGCATGATGTTGGTGGCCGCGTCCACCGATCTCTTCGTGCTCTACATCGGCATCGAGATCACGAGCATATCCTCGTACGCCCTGGTGGCCTTCCGCAAGAAGGACATCAAGGGGACAGAGGCAGCTACCAAGTACTTCATATTCGGCGGGATCTCCTCGGCCTTCACCCTGTTCGGTATCTCCCTGGTGTACGGCCTCACAGGAACAACATCCTTCGCAGACATTGGCGTAGCCGTCGGTAGCCTGGTGGAATTCAAGGAGATGATCTGGCTAGCTTTGGTCATGGTCATCGTCGGCTTTGGCTTCAAGGTGGCAATGGTGCCCTTCCACGCCTGGGCCCCGGACGTTTACGACGGTGCCCCTAGCACCATCACCGCCATGCTGGCGGCCGGTTCAAAGAAGATGGGTCTCGTTGCCATGTTCAAGTTCTTCTTGATCGCCATGCTCGCCATCAAGGCGGACTGGGAGATGGTGATCGCGATCATGGCCATACTGACCATGACCGTCGGCAACCTGGCGGCACTGAACCAGACCAGCATCAAGAGGATGTTGGCCTACTCCAGCATCGCCCAGGCCGGCTACATATTGATCGCCATCGCGGTAGGAACGGAGTTCGCCCTGACGGGCGGTATATTCCACATCCTGACCCACGCCTTCATGAAGGGCGGGGCCTTCATCATCGTGGCCACGCTGGCCGTGGCGGCCATCGGCGAGAGGATAACGGACTACAAAGGACTGGCCAAGAGGTCCAACTTCATGGCCTTCTCCATGACCATTCTGCTCTTCTCTTTGGCGGGCATACCGCCTCTGGCCGGGTTCGCTAGCAAGGTCGTGCTGTTCTCCTCGCCCATACAGGGCGGTTTGGCCGGGTCGGAATGGCTTATCTGGCTGTCCGTGGCTGGTATCATCAACAGCGCCATCTCCCTGTACTACTACGCTCGCGTGGTCAAGTACATGTACGTGGATGAGCTGGATGAGGATGTCCCGGTCGAGAAGCTGAAGCTGCCGAAGAGCATGATGGCCGCGGTGGCGATATGCGTCATAGCCGTGATCAGCATCGGTCTGTATCCAGACTTCTTTATCCAGCTGTGTCAGGACGCCGCCCGGGCATTATTGGCCTAA
- a CDS encoding polyprenyl synthetase family protein, giving the protein MPRSWDYSIKEELHQVDQEIRRSIQSEQPILTEICDYVISSGGKRMRPGVTILSYLANGGRDVADAVKIAAAFEMIHSATLIHDDINDRSEMRRGKPSAYKRYGLQEALISGDFLFVKAFSIGGFFNEEIVNMVADACTAIAEGEIVQFEQEGEISPLDVYLDIIRGKTAKPIMAGARIGAYLAEAEPHAIQDMGEYGLNIGMAFQIVDDILDIVGTEQMLGKPRMVDFSEGKATLPMILAMDDGEVGKRLTELFNKDHKTHRDVDEAAELVCRTTALDISRKKAQEFADLAVMGLKEVPDSIHKEGLRKLASTVVTRSN; this is encoded by the coding sequence ATGCCTCGGTCTTGGGATTACTCTATTAAGGAAGAGCTGCACCAGGTGGATCAGGAGATCCGTCGCAGCATTCAGTCGGAGCAACCCATTCTGACCGAGATCTGCGATTACGTGATATCATCTGGCGGCAAGCGCATGCGCCCCGGTGTCACCATATTGTCCTACCTGGCCAACGGAGGCCGCGACGTGGCCGATGCGGTGAAGATCGCCGCGGCCTTCGAGATGATACACAGCGCTACCCTCATACACGATGATATCAACGACCGTTCAGAGATGAGGCGCGGAAAACCGTCCGCATACAAGAGATACGGACTGCAGGAAGCACTGATCAGTGGTGATTTCCTTTTCGTGAAGGCTTTTTCCATTGGCGGGTTTTTCAACGAGGAGATAGTGAACATGGTGGCCGACGCCTGCACCGCCATCGCCGAAGGTGAGATAGTGCAGTTCGAACAGGAGGGTGAGATATCCCCACTGGACGTTTATCTGGACATCATAAGGGGAAAAACGGCGAAACCCATCATGGCCGGTGCCCGGATAGGGGCATACCTGGCCGAGGCCGAACCCCATGCAATTCAGGACATGGGGGAATATGGTCTCAACATCGGAATGGCCTTCCAGATCGTCGATGACATCCTGGACATAGTGGGCACGGAGCAGATGCTTGGGAAGCCACGCATGGTCGATTTCTCCGAAGGGAAGGCCACACTGCCTATGATACTCGCCATGGACGATGGGGAAGTGGGAAAGCGGTTGACGGAGCTTTTCAACAAGGACCATAAGACCCATCGGGACGTCGATGAGGCTGCAGAACTGGTATGCAGGACCACGGCGCTGGACATATCTCGAAAGAAGGCCCAGGAATTTGCCGATCTTGCAGTGATGGGATTGAAGGAAGTCCCCGATTCAATTCACAAGGAAGGGTTGCGGAAGCTCGCCTCGACGGTGGTCACCCGTAGCAATTGA
- a CDS encoding NAD(P)/FAD-dependent oxidoreductase, whose translation MVKTMSKEMKVDVVVVGAGPAGSTTARFAAEGGANVLVLERRPLVGVPVRCGEFMPSFDEMQGMFPLVEDMADIFEVPADLMALKCDTIRIFSPKFTRYELPFGGYTTDRDRLDQFFAAQAEKAGAEVLTGQRVIKVEEGLVRTEELTVRAKVIVGADGPLSLVGKAFGLERSKDLCPAVTVQVPGDFDPVPEMYFGTVAPGGYAWIIPKKGAANIGLGVSRKFGNAPVMEYFDTFMKTKGLTSEKPHGKFVPMSGPISRTVAGQALVVGDAAGQVMAVNGGGIPIARIAGRVAGQVIAENVLKGTPLTKYEEEWRRLVYKPLRTAVRTKFLAELCFGSSWRLEMAMRFLGERRMNNLIRCKRILP comes from the coding sequence ATGGTGAAGACCATGAGCAAGGAAATGAAGGTCGATGTGGTCGTGGTCGGCGCCGGTCCGGCCGGCAGCACTACCGCCAGGTTCGCGGCGGAAGGCGGAGCGAACGTATTGGTACTGGAACGCAGACCCCTGGTGGGCGTTCCGGTGCGCTGCGGGGAGTTCATGCCTAGCTTCGATGAGATGCAGGGAATGTTCCCCCTGGTCGAGGACATGGCCGATATCTTCGAGGTTCCCGCGGACCTCATGGCATTGAAGTGCGACACCATACGCATCTTTTCACCAAAATTCACTCGTTACGAACTTCCCTTCGGCGGATACACGACCGACAGGGACCGACTGGACCAGTTCTTTGCCGCCCAGGCCGAGAAGGCTGGGGCAGAGGTGCTCACGGGTCAGCGCGTGATCAAGGTCGAGGAAGGCCTGGTTCGGACGGAAGAGCTAACGGTCCGGGCCAAGGTCATCGTGGGAGCGGACGGTCCGCTTTCCCTGGTGGGCAAGGCCTTCGGGTTGGAACGGTCCAAGGACCTTTGCCCCGCAGTGACGGTCCAGGTCCCAGGAGATTTCGATCCTGTCCCGGAGATGTACTTCGGCACGGTAGCTCCAGGCGGATACGCTTGGATCATCCCAAAGAAAGGGGCGGCGAACATCGGCCTGGGCGTATCCCGCAAGTTCGGGAACGCCCCGGTGATGGAGTACTTCGACACCTTCATGAAGACGAAGGGTCTGACATCCGAAAAGCCCCACGGCAAGTTCGTTCCCATGTCCGGTCCGATCAGCAGGACGGTGGCCGGGCAGGCATTGGTCGTTGGCGATGCCGCTGGCCAGGTCATGGCGGTGAACGGCGGTGGAATACCCATCGCCCGGATCGCCGGAAGGGTGGCCGGTCAGGTGATCGCCGAGAACGTTCTCAAAGGAACACCTCTTACCAAGTACGAGGAGGAGTGGCGCAGACTGGTCTACAAACCCCTGCGGACCGCGGTGCGCACCAAGTTCCTGGCCGAGCTATGCTTCGGGAGCAGCTGGCGTTTAGAGATGGCCATGCGCTTTTTGGGTGAGCGGAGGATGAACAATCTCATCCGCTGCAAGCGCATACTGCCTTAG